One segment of Deinococcus sp. Leaf326 DNA contains the following:
- a CDS encoding acyl-CoA dehydrogenase family protein: protein MNFDLPGDLRDMQAIIRDFGLTRVEARAHEIEDTNRIPPELLRGAADLGLFGLSIPEEYGGVGLGALGRCAVYEALGQGHMGFGGMISAHASIGTSGLVRLGTEEQKRRFLPRMATGECVAGFAITEPSSGSDAANIRTRAEKRGDEYVLNGTKHYISNAPIAGLLTVIAITDPAKGTRGMSAFLVEPQNTPGVSIGKIDEKMGQKGSLSAEVIFEDAAIPAANLLGPLDLGYREALGILTNGRVGIAARSTGAMQRLLDLSVAHAQAREQFGKPIAEFQAVQFMLAEMEIAVQTSRVLWQKVAWMVDEGQDVRRMASVAKYHATEALSQVADKAVQVAGGMGYMKDSPVERFYRDQRLLRIYEGTSEIQKVIIAADLLRA, encoded by the coding sequence CTGCGCGACATGCAGGCGATCATCCGTGATTTCGGGCTGACCCGCGTCGAGGCGCGCGCGCACGAGATCGAGGACACCAACCGCATTCCGCCCGAGCTGCTGCGGGGGGCCGCCGACCTGGGTCTGTTCGGGCTGAGCATTCCCGAGGAGTATGGGGGCGTGGGCCTGGGCGCGCTGGGCCGCTGCGCCGTGTACGAGGCACTCGGCCAGGGGCACATGGGGTTCGGGGGCATGATCTCGGCCCACGCGTCCATCGGCACGAGCGGGCTGGTCCGGCTGGGCACCGAGGAGCAAAAACGCCGCTTTCTGCCCCGCATGGCGACGGGCGAGTGCGTGGCGGGCTTCGCCATCACCGAGCCGAGCAGCGGCTCCGACGCCGCCAACATCCGCACGCGGGCCGAGAAACGCGGAGACGAGTACGTCCTGAACGGCACCAAGCACTACATCTCGAACGCGCCCATTGCCGGGCTGCTGACCGTCATCGCCATCACCGACCCCGCCAAGGGCACGCGCGGCATGAGCGCTTTTCTGGTCGAGCCGCAGAACACCCCCGGCGTGAGCATCGGCAAGATTGACGAGAAGATGGGCCAGAAAGGATCGCTCTCGGCCGAGGTGATTTTCGAGGACGCCGCCATTCCGGCCGCGAACCTCCTGGGGCCGCTCGACCTGGGCTACCGCGAGGCGCTGGGCATCCTGACGAACGGCCGGGTGGGCATCGCCGCGCGCTCCACAGGGGCCATGCAGCGCCTGCTGGACCTGTCGGTGGCGCACGCGCAGGCCCGCGAGCAGTTCGGCAAACCCATTGCCGAGTTCCAGGCGGTGCAGTTCATGCTCGCCGAGATGGAGATCGCCGTGCAGACAAGCCGCGTGCTGTGGCAGAAAGTCGCCTGGATGGTGGACGAGGGCCAGGACGTGCGCCGCATGGCGAGCGTCGCCAAGTACCACGCCACCGAGGCGCTCTCGCAGGTGGCCGACAAGGCCGTGCAGGTGGCCGGCGGCATGGGCTACATGAAAGACTCGCCGGTCGAACGCTTCTACCGCGACCAGCGGCTGCTGCGCATCTACGAGGGCACGAGCGAAATCCAGAAGGTCATCATCGCGGCCGATCTGCTGCGCGCCTGA